In one Chitinophaga sancti genomic region, the following are encoded:
- a CDS encoding Ig-like domain-containing protein — translation MSKLKILCLGMIIALFPAQAAYSFNRIYVNVNNPTPGTGSSWATAYNDLAAALAAGNQADTFWVAQGTYLPTTTGDRTIAFAPKPSQVIYGGFVGTEVLLSQRNWKTNVTILSGDIGAAGMAGDNSYNVVRIINALVDGVTIRDGQADYGFPTLTPNQYNTGAGVSLFTDASVSAATTVAATVVNCTFTNNYAIYGAGFGALGIAATGVQPYLGTRVSKCIFIENTANTAGGAIAICYHGACVGNDYTDNSIFIGNKATSGHGAVIANILDGTTTQHRPWMDNVVFWENGEDLVYNSLANGATGGPYIEFAIIWRLGAKYGASNFSDANITWHDSDIYVDDANLPATNINTDPQFADGPGYDFHVAACSPVIDATILTAVGSSSTDYDGNPRVVKTVDMGIYESTKTISVAPTVATQYFCQNMTATPLVATGTSLLWYTSASGGTGSATAPTPLTTAAGDTYYYVTQTLIGECESVRSPLMVTVTPASAAPVATDVTYCTGATAVALTATGTNLKWYTSASGGTALAVAPTPATAVNGNTYYYVTQTEAGSCESARTPLLVTVTNNPPLPVVADVTYCEGSLTVPLTAVGTSLLWYNTPTGNTGVSAAPTPLTNAVGTTTYYVSQNVGCESGRAALNVIVNAIPAAPVAADITYCMGSTAAPLTATGTNLMWYTSIAAATGTSVAPTPSTAANGTTTYYVSQNTVCESDRAALNVTIGSQATPPVTHDLTYCQNAVASMLSASGTNLLWYTTATGGTGTSVAPTPSTVAVGATTYYVTQQDAGGCESNRAALTVTVNAQPAIPVVSDIAYCLNETVPPLTATGTALKWYTAAAGGTGSASAPIPVTLATGSTTYYVTQTAGCESERAALTVTINTSTSPVVSPLTLCQYATATPLEAGGTSLMWYTTATGGTGSAAAPTPSTLVTGTTIYYVSQTDGCESARAPLVVTVVKTPQPDFTTKGGCAGSPMTVTLLPDGSSTAIYTWNFYNAIAVTGNDPGPYKVLWRDPGTYTVTLTTYDGACESKVEKLVSVGLAPEITVTPVTGNYCINDTVTLRAAGAETYEWSPAGYLSSGKGDRVTATFRGDMKYTVTGTDGNGCVGTADVYLGLSPDCKIYYILPTAFSPNGDGLNDVFRVKTSDIPLAFVMRVFNRVGQLVFESHDIGEGWNGVQKGQQAPLGAYVYMISAVTSEGKHVEQSGSVVVTR, via the coding sequence ATGTCCAAACTAAAGATCCTGTGCCTGGGGATGATTATTGCATTGTTTCCTGCGCAAGCGGCTTATTCTTTCAATCGTATTTATGTAAACGTAAATAACCCTACACCGGGTACCGGAAGTAGCTGGGCAACGGCATACAATGACCTGGCGGCTGCATTAGCTGCGGGAAACCAGGCAGATACATTCTGGGTGGCGCAGGGTACCTACCTGCCTACAACTACGGGAGACAGAACTATTGCTTTTGCACCCAAACCATCGCAGGTTATTTATGGAGGATTTGTTGGTACAGAGGTATTGCTTTCGCAGCGGAACTGGAAAACAAATGTGACGATCCTGAGTGGTGATATCGGGGCTGCGGGTATGGCGGGTGATAACTCTTACAACGTGGTGCGTATCATCAACGCACTTGTAGATGGTGTGACGATCAGGGATGGTCAGGCAGATTATGGCTTTCCAACGTTGACGCCTAACCAGTATAACACAGGTGCTGGTGTAAGTTTGTTTACAGATGCTTCGGTATCTGCGGCCACTACTGTGGCGGCGACTGTTGTAAACTGTACGTTTACAAATAACTATGCGATATACGGTGCCGGTTTTGGCGCTTTGGGGATAGCTGCTACCGGGGTTCAGCCTTATTTAGGTACCAGGGTATCAAAATGTATTTTTATTGAAAATACTGCTAATACTGCGGGTGGTGCAATTGCTATTTGTTACCATGGAGCATGTGTGGGGAATGACTATACCGACAATAGTATTTTCATCGGGAATAAGGCAACTTCAGGGCATGGTGCTGTGATCGCCAATATACTGGATGGTACTACTACCCAGCACAGACCCTGGATGGATAACGTAGTATTCTGGGAAAATGGAGAAGACCTGGTGTATAACTCACTTGCAAATGGTGCAACGGGCGGGCCTTATATAGAGTTTGCGATCATTTGGAGATTGGGGGCAAAGTATGGTGCTTCAAATTTCAGCGATGCAAATATTACCTGGCATGATAGTGATATTTATGTGGATGATGCCAATCTACCTGCCACGAATATTAACACTGATCCGCAGTTTGCAGATGGACCAGGATATGATTTTCATGTGGCTGCCTGTTCACCTGTGATAGATGCGACGATCCTGACTGCTGTGGGTAGCAGTTCAACGGATTATGACGGGAATCCCCGTGTGGTGAAGACGGTGGATATGGGGATCTATGAATCGACAAAGACGATATCAGTAGCGCCGACGGTGGCTACACAATACTTTTGTCAGAATATGACTGCCACGCCGCTGGTGGCTACGGGAACTTCATTGCTGTGGTATACTTCAGCTTCCGGTGGAACAGGATCTGCTACAGCGCCTACGCCTTTGACAACTGCAGCCGGGGATACTTATTACTATGTAACGCAAACGCTTATTGGAGAATGTGAGAGTGTCCGTTCACCATTGATGGTAACGGTAACACCGGCATCTGCTGCACCTGTTGCAACAGATGTAACCTATTGTACCGGTGCAACAGCAGTAGCCCTTACGGCTACAGGTACGAACCTGAAATGGTATACTTCTGCTTCCGGCGGAACGGCACTGGCCGTGGCACCTACGCCGGCTACTGCTGTGAATGGAAATACTTATTACTACGTGACGCAAACGGAGGCGGGTAGTTGTGAAAGTGCACGTACACCCTTGTTGGTAACGGTAACGAATAATCCGCCTTTACCGGTGGTTGCGGATGTGACTTATTGTGAGGGCTCACTGACAGTGCCTTTGACAGCCGTAGGAACATCTTTGCTTTGGTATAATACACCTACAGGGAATACGGGCGTGAGTGCAGCGCCTACGCCGCTGACAAATGCGGTGGGAACGACGACCTATTATGTGTCGCAGAATGTGGGATGCGAAAGTGGTCGTGCTGCATTGAATGTAATTGTGAATGCGATACCAGCTGCACCAGTGGCAGCGGATATTACTTATTGTATGGGGTCAACGGCAGCACCGCTGACAGCTACAGGTACTAACCTGATGTGGTATACCTCCATAGCAGCGGCTACAGGTACTTCGGTAGCACCGACACCATCTACAGCTGCGAATGGTACGACTACTTATTATGTGTCTCAAAATACAGTGTGTGAAAGTGATCGTGCAGCCCTCAACGTGACTATAGGTAGCCAGGCAACACCGCCTGTTACACATGATCTGACTTATTGCCAGAATGCAGTGGCCAGTATGTTGTCTGCATCAGGCACGAATTTACTTTGGTATACCACGGCTACAGGTGGAACGGGAACTTCGGTGGCACCGACGCCATCTACGGTAGCGGTTGGTGCGACTACTTATTATGTTACGCAGCAGGATGCAGGTGGTTGTGAGAGCAATCGTGCGGCCCTGACCGTAACAGTGAATGCACAGCCTGCAATACCTGTAGTATCGGATATAGCTTATTGTCTGAATGAAACGGTGCCACCATTAACGGCAACGGGTACGGCATTGAAGTGGTATACCGCGGCTGCCGGTGGAACAGGATCTGCTTCCGCGCCGATACCTGTTACATTAGCGACCGGGTCTACTACTTACTATGTAACGCAGACAGCGGGATGTGAGAGTGAGCGTGCGGCACTGACGGTAACGATAAATACTTCGACTTCGCCGGTGGTGAGTCCGTTGACGCTTTGTCAATATGCAACGGCGACGCCACTGGAAGCAGGTGGAACTTCATTGATGTGGTATACAACGGCTACGGGAGGTACAGGATCTGCTGCAGCACCTACCCCTTCAACGCTGGTAACTGGAACGACTATTTATTATGTAAGTCAGACGGATGGGTGTGAGAGTGCCAGGGCACCATTGGTGGTGACGGTGGTGAAGACTCCGCAGCCAGATTTTACAACGAAGGGCGGATGTGCGGGTTCACCGATGACGGTGACCCTGTTGCCGGACGGCTCAAGCACCGCGATTTACACATGGAATTTCTATAATGCGATAGCGGTAACGGGAAATGATCCGGGGCCTTATAAGGTGTTGTGGAGAGATCCGGGAACCTATACGGTTACATTGACGACTTATGACGGGGCTTGTGAATCGAAGGTAGAGAAACTGGTGTCTGTGGGGTTGGCACCGGAGATAACGGTGACGCCGGTGACGGGGAATTATTGTATCAATGATACGGTTACACTGAGAGCGGCGGGAGCGGAGACGTATGAGTGGAGTCCGGCGGGGTATTTATCTTCCGGTAAGGGAGATCGTGTGACGGCGACGTTTAGAGGGGATATGAAATATACAGTGACGGGAACGGATGGAAATGGTTGTGTGGGAACTGCGGATGTGTATCTTGGATTAAGTCCGGATTGTAAGATCTATTATATACTGCCTACGGCATTTTCACCGAATGGGGATGGGTTGAATGATGTGTTTAGGGTGAAGACATCGGATATCCCGCTGGCATTTGTGATGAGGGTATTTAACAGGGTGGGGCAGCTGGTGTTTGAAAGTCATGATATTGGTGAGGGATGGAATGGGGTGCAGAAGGGGCAGCAGGCACCATTGGGGGCCTATGTGTATATGATTAGTGCGGTAACATCGGAGGGTAAGCATGTGGAGCAGAGTGGTAGTGTGGTGGTGACGAGGTAG
- a CDS encoding efflux RND transporter permease subunit, whose amino-acid sequence MFSNILKRPVLSIIISVLILFLGVLGMTQLPITQFPAISPVTVKVSAEYPGANGELLVKTVIIPLERAINGVPGMKYMTSDATNTGEANIQIIFDLGTDPNTASLNVQNRIAKVLNKLPPLVIREGLLTSLEQPAMLMYLNLYSKDPKTDERFLYNFADINIMPELTRLQGVGSARILGTREYSMRIWLKPDRMLAYKISSEEVLKALGNQSLEASPGKTGESSGKRSQAFEYVMKYSGRFSTKEEYENIVLRANPNGELLRLKDVADIEFGSLFYDIYSNLNGRPSAAIVVKQLYGSNASKVIEEVKAKLAELKKTTFPAGMDYAISYDVSKFLDASIEKVIHTLVEAFVLVGIVVFLFLGDWRSTLIPALAVPVSLVGTFIFMGMFGLTMNMITLFALVLAIGIVVDNAIVVMEAVHAKMEEEHLTPYLATKKVVHEIAGAVIAITFLMVAVFVPVTFMTGPVGVFYRQFAITMAVSIVLSGVVALTLTPALCAMLLKNNHGQPKKKTWLNRGLDAFNRSFEKLTGRYTGLLRKIVNVRTVTWGMLIAFCVGTWAISSTLPTGFIPAEDQGMIYGIIQAPPGSSLERTNEIAGRLQKIAEKIDGISSVSALAGYEILTEGTGSNAGTCLINLKDWSERKESAEEIIRELEEKSKDIPGATIEFFQPPAVPGYGAAGGLDLRLLDKTGTADYKKFEKVNKEFVDALMKRKELTSIFSFYSASYPQYMLKIDNDVAQQKGVTIENAMNTISTLVGSNYETSFIRYGRLYKVMVQAAPQYRALPEDILKLYVKNDKDEMVPMSAFMRMDKFYGLNEITRYNMFTSSAIKGAPAPGYSSGEAIKAIQEVAEQTLPKGYGIDWGGMTKDEVGRGNEAAIIFLICLIFVYMVLAAQYESFMLPFAVILSLPAGVFGSFLLVKLMGLENNIYAQVGLVMLIGLLGKNAVLIVEFAVQRHRSGDTVLNAAIEGARTRFRPILMTSFAFIAGLIPLVYATGPGAIGNRTIGTAAAGGMLLGTVFGVIVVPGLYWIFGKIAEKRKLLKNEEENPLTEEFDHNV is encoded by the coding sequence ATGTTCAGTAATATTCTTAAAAGGCCCGTCCTTTCTATCATTATATCCGTCCTGATCCTCTTCTTAGGGGTATTAGGTATGACACAGCTTCCCATTACACAGTTCCCTGCTATCTCGCCAGTTACTGTAAAAGTATCTGCCGAATACCCGGGAGCGAATGGTGAGCTGTTGGTAAAAACAGTAATCATTCCGCTGGAAAGAGCAATCAATGGTGTACCCGGCATGAAGTACATGACTTCTGATGCCACCAACACCGGTGAGGCAAACATCCAGATTATATTTGACCTGGGAACCGATCCAAACACGGCTTCCCTGAACGTACAGAACCGTATCGCCAAGGTGTTGAACAAGCTGCCACCACTGGTGATCCGCGAAGGTTTGCTCACCTCTCTTGAGCAACCTGCCATGTTGATGTACCTGAACCTGTATTCAAAAGATCCGAAAACAGATGAAAGGTTCCTCTATAACTTTGCGGATATCAATATCATGCCTGAACTGACCCGTTTGCAGGGGGTAGGTAGTGCACGTATACTCGGTACCCGTGAGTACTCCATGCGTATCTGGCTAAAGCCTGACCGTATGCTGGCCTACAAGATCTCCTCCGAAGAAGTATTGAAAGCACTGGGCAACCAGTCGCTGGAAGCTTCACCTGGTAAGACCGGCGAAAGCTCTGGTAAAAGATCCCAGGCATTTGAGTATGTAATGAAATACTCAGGTCGTTTCAGTACCAAAGAAGAATATGAAAACATCGTACTGCGCGCAAATCCAAACGGGGAATTGCTGCGCCTGAAAGATGTAGCGGATATAGAATTCGGTAGCTTGTTCTACGATATCTATTCCAACCTGAATGGCAGACCTTCTGCTGCGATCGTCGTAAAACAGCTGTATGGTAGTAATGCGAGCAAGGTGATTGAAGAGGTGAAAGCGAAACTGGCAGAACTGAAGAAAACAACTTTCCCTGCCGGTATGGATTACGCCATCAGCTATGACGTATCTAAATTCCTGGATGCCTCTATAGAAAAGGTAATACATACACTGGTGGAAGCATTCGTGCTGGTAGGCATCGTGGTATTCCTCTTCCTGGGTGACTGGCGCTCTACATTGATCCCTGCATTGGCAGTACCTGTATCCCTGGTAGGTACATTTATCTTCATGGGGATGTTCGGGCTGACGATGAACATGATCACGCTCTTTGCGCTGGTACTGGCCATCGGTATCGTGGTGGATAACGCGATCGTGGTAATGGAGGCCGTGCACGCCAAAATGGAAGAAGAGCACCTCACCCCATACCTGGCAACCAAAAAGGTGGTACATGAAATAGCCGGTGCCGTTATTGCCATCACCTTCCTGATGGTAGCGGTGTTTGTGCCGGTGACATTCATGACAGGTCCGGTGGGCGTTTTCTACAGGCAGTTCGCTATCACTATGGCAGTATCTATCGTACTCTCCGGTGTGGTGGCATTGACACTGACCCCTGCATTGTGTGCGATGTTGTTAAAGAACAACCACGGACAGCCGAAGAAGAAAACATGGCTGAACAGGGGATTGGATGCCTTTAACAGGAGTTTTGAAAAACTCACCGGCAGGTATACCGGTTTACTCCGGAAAATTGTGAATGTGAGAACCGTGACCTGGGGTATGCTGATTGCATTCTGTGTGGGTACCTGGGCGATCAGTTCTACCTTGCCCACGGGTTTCATTCCTGCGGAAGACCAGGGTATGATCTATGGTATCATCCAGGCGCCTCCCGGTTCATCACTGGAAAGAACAAACGAAATAGCAGGGCGTTTACAAAAGATAGCAGAAAAGATTGATGGTATCAGTTCCGTATCTGCGCTGGCAGGTTATGAGATCCTGACAGAGGGTACCGGTTCCAACGCAGGTACCTGCCTGATCAACCTGAAAGACTGGTCTGAGCGTAAGGAATCGGCAGAAGAGATCATCCGTGAACTGGAAGAGAAGTCTAAAGATATTCCGGGTGCCACGATCGAATTCTTCCAGCCACCGGCTGTACCGGGTTATGGTGCTGCGGGCGGTTTGGACTTACGCCTGCTCGATAAGACCGGAACTGCAGACTACAAAAAGTTCGAGAAGGTGAACAAGGAATTCGTAGATGCGTTGATGAAACGTAAGGAACTCACGTCGATCTTCTCCTTTTATAGTGCATCTTATCCACAATACATGCTGAAGATAGACAATGATGTAGCGCAACAGAAGGGCGTGACGATCGAAAATGCGATGAACACTATTTCTACCTTGGTAGGTAGTAACTATGAAACCAGTTTTATCCGTTATGGTCGTTTGTATAAAGTGATGGTGCAGGCAGCGCCGCAGTACAGGGCATTGCCTGAGGATATCCTGAAACTATATGTGAAGAATGATAAGGACGAAATGGTACCGATGTCAGCATTCATGCGGATGGATAAGTTTTATGGATTGAATGAGATCACCCGTTATAATATGTTCACCTCTTCAGCGATCAAGGGAGCACCTGCACCGGGTTACTCCAGTGGAGAGGCGATCAAAGCCATCCAGGAAGTAGCGGAGCAGACATTGCCCAAAGGGTATGGTATAGACTGGGGTGGTATGACGAAGGATGAGGTAGGCCGTGGTAATGAAGCAGCGATCATCTTCCTGATCTGTCTCATATTCGTGTACATGGTACTGGCAGCGCAGTATGAAAGTTTCATGTTACCATTTGCGGTGATCCTCTCACTGCCTGCGGGTGTATTTGGTTCCTTCCTGTTAGTGAAATTAATGGGCTTGGAAAACAACATCTATGCACAGGTAGGTTTGGTGATGCTGATAGGTCTGTTAGGTAAGAACGCCGTCCTGATCGTGGAGTTTGCAGTACAGCGACACCGTTCAGGCGATACCGTATTGAATGCGGCGATCGAAGGAGCAAGGACGCGTTTCCGCCCGATCCTGATGACATCATTTGCATTCATCGCGGGTCTGATTCCGTTGGTGTATGCTACGGGTCCGGGTGCGATCGGTAACCGTACGATAGGTACGGCGGCTGCAGGTGGTATGTTGCTGGGTACGGTATTCGGGGTGATAGTAGTACCGGGGCTGTACTGGATCTTCGGCAAGATAGCAGAGAAACGGAAACTGTTGAAGAACGAGGAAGAGAATCCATTAACTGAAGAATTTGACCATAATGTTTAA
- a CDS encoding TolC family protein, whose product MFKNKIYHCLGIACLSLTYSACKIPAIVDKQENKNLPASFSSPQDSTNTGKVQWKQYFTDPYLAALIDTALQYNQELNITLQEIEIANNEVRASKGEYLPSVGVKVGADVDKVGKYTNIGAMEEHTEIREGHAMPDPVPNLMLGLYANWEVDIWHKLHNQKKAAVVRYLSSVEGKNFVVTNLIAEIANSYYELLALDNQLEIVQQNIRIQTDALEIVKLQKEAAKATELAVRKFEAEVLNTQSLQYDIKQQITETENKINFLLGRYPQPIARNTRGFNEQVPAMVHAGIPADLLSNRPDIRQAELELAAARLDIKVAKARFYPSLGLSGGIGYEAYSPSYLFSTPASLMYSLAGDLVAPLVNKNAIKAAYLTAGSKQIQAVYHYQKTVLNAYREVTNQLSKIANLEKSYELKSKEVDALTQSIEISNELFKSSRAEYLEVLMTQRDALESKFELIETKKQQMNAVVNIYQALGGGWN is encoded by the coding sequence ATGTTTAAGAACAAGATATATCATTGCTTAGGGATCGCCTGTCTCTCGCTCACGTATTCAGCGTGTAAGATCCCGGCTATCGTTGATAAACAGGAGAACAAAAACCTGCCTGCGAGTTTCAGTAGTCCGCAGGATTCCACGAACACCGGCAAGGTGCAGTGGAAACAGTACTTCACAGATCCTTACCTGGCGGCGCTGATCGATACTGCATTGCAGTATAACCAGGAATTGAATATCACCCTGCAGGAGATTGAGATAGCGAACAATGAGGTGAGGGCTTCGAAAGGGGAGTATTTACCATCGGTAGGGGTGAAGGTAGGTGCAGATGTGGATAAGGTAGGTAAGTATACGAACATTGGTGCGATGGAAGAGCATACGGAAATTAGGGAAGGGCATGCAATGCCGGACCCGGTGCCTAATCTGATGTTGGGTCTGTACGCGAACTGGGAAGTGGATATCTGGCACAAACTGCACAATCAAAAGAAAGCGGCTGTAGTGCGATATTTATCCAGCGTGGAGGGGAAGAACTTTGTGGTCACTAACCTGATTGCTGAGATAGCGAATTCATATTATGAGTTGCTGGCGCTGGATAACCAGTTGGAGATAGTGCAGCAGAATATCAGGATCCAGACGGATGCATTGGAGATAGTGAAATTGCAGAAAGAAGCAGCAAAGGCAACGGAGCTGGCCGTACGTAAATTTGAGGCAGAGGTATTGAATACGCAGAGTTTGCAGTATGATATTAAGCAGCAGATTACGGAAACGGAGAATAAGATTAACTTCTTGTTAGGTCGTTATCCACAGCCGATTGCGAGAAATACCCGGGGCTTTAATGAGCAGGTGCCGGCGATGGTACATGCGGGTATACCGGCAGATCTGTTGTCGAACCGTCCGGATATCAGGCAGGCAGAATTGGAGCTGGCAGCGGCAAGGCTGGATATTAAGGTGGCGAAGGCAAGGTTTTATCCTTCCCTGGGGCTTTCTGGTGGGATAGGTTATGAGGCGTATAGTCCTTCTTATTTGTTTTCTACGCCGGCATCGCTGATGTATTCACTGGCGGGTGACCTGGTTGCGCCATTGGTGAATAAGAATGCGATCAAGGCGGCTTATTTAACGGCGGGTAGTAAGCAGATACAGGCGGTGTATCATTATCAGAAGACGGTGTTGAATGCTTATAGAGAGGTCACGAACCAGTTGTCGAAGATTGCTAACCTGGAAAAGAGTTATGAGCTGAAGTCGAAAGAGGTGGATGCCTTGACGCAGAGTATAGAGATCTCTAATGAATTGTTTAAGTCATCCAGAGCGGAATATTTAGAAGTGTTAATGACCCAGCGTGATGCACTGGAGTCAAAGTTTGAGCTGATCGAAACTAAGAAGCAGCAGATGAATGCCGTGGTGAATATTTACCAGGCATTAGGAGGCGGCTGGAATTGA
- a CDS encoding nucleotidyl transferase AbiEii/AbiGii toxin family protein, whose product MVEWLLLKENQKKDILNQVGAMTALPVNAIEKDWWVTLTLKACYASQYGKNLVFKGGTSLSKAWKLIERFSEDIDLVLDREVLGYKGELNKTKIKHLRKDTSSLIAGTFRKVLQETIIDMGIDPALFEIHVAEGGGSDRDPQVLILNYKSVIEPSGNYLADRVKIEIGCRSLLEPAHTMPIHSIIGETLPDLPFSGKPFNILTVDPQRTMLEKMFLLHEEFSKIPDKVRNDRMSRHLYDLNRLMDTEYGFKAVTDIEMYKFIVNHRKKYTSINGLDYDNHLPQTINFIPPMNVSAAWERDYNQMQEMMIYGPAPTYPALIKRMEELKARLSQLVIKI is encoded by the coding sequence ATGGTTGAATGGTTGCTTTTAAAAGAAAATCAGAAGAAAGACATATTAAATCAGGTCGGTGCTATGACGGCATTACCAGTCAATGCTATCGAAAAGGATTGGTGGGTTACACTCACTTTAAAAGCCTGCTATGCATCTCAATATGGGAAAAACCTGGTCTTTAAGGGAGGAACTTCGTTAAGTAAAGCCTGGAAGCTGATAGAAAGATTTTCGGAAGACATCGACCTGGTACTGGATAGAGAAGTTCTTGGATATAAAGGAGAACTTAATAAAACAAAAATCAAACACCTTCGTAAAGACACATCATCACTTATAGCCGGTACATTCCGGAAAGTGCTGCAGGAAACTATAATAGATATGGGCATTGACCCTGCTTTATTTGAAATTCATGTTGCCGAAGGTGGAGGGTCAGACAGAGATCCGCAGGTACTTATTTTAAATTATAAAAGTGTAATAGAACCTTCCGGTAATTATCTGGCAGACAGAGTTAAAATTGAAATAGGATGCAGGTCATTATTGGAACCTGCTCATACCATGCCCATCCACTCAATAATTGGCGAAACTTTACCAGATCTGCCATTCTCAGGAAAACCTTTCAACATTCTTACAGTGGATCCACAGCGAACCATGCTCGAAAAGATGTTTTTGCTTCACGAGGAATTCAGTAAGATACCGGATAAAGTAAGAAATGATCGTATGTCCAGGCATTTATATGACCTCAATAGGTTAATGGATACCGAATACGGATTCAAAGCAGTTACTGATATAGAAATGTATAAGTTTATTGTAAACCATAGAAAAAAATATACATCCATAAACGGATTGGACTACGACAACCATTTACCACAAACAATCAATTTCATCCCTCCTATGAATGTTTCAGCAGCATGGGAAAGAGATTATAATCAAATGCAGGAAATGATGATTTATGGCCCTGCACCAACTTATCCGGCTCTAATTAAAAGAATGGAAGAACTAAAAGCAAGGCTTAGTCAACTTGTAATAAAAATTTAA
- a CDS encoding MGMT family protein: protein MQNDPDFNKLVFDIARSIPKGRVTSYGAIAKALGKGNLSRMVGRAMGLIHGEKPPVPFQRVVNSQGQLTGDPGGIANRKKLLEKEGVEVKNDKVVNFRKIFWDPSEEIDI from the coding sequence ATGCAAAACGATCCGGACTTCAACAAACTCGTCTTCGACATCGCCCGCTCCATTCCCAAAGGCCGTGTCACCTCCTATGGCGCTATTGCCAAAGCCCTCGGTAAAGGCAACCTTTCCCGCATGGTAGGCCGGGCCATGGGATTAATACACGGAGAAAAACCACCCGTACCCTTTCAGAGAGTTGTAAACAGCCAGGGGCAATTAACCGGTGATCCAGGCGGTATTGCCAACAGGAAAAAACTATTAGAGAAAGAAGGCGTGGAAGTGAAGAATGATAAAGTGGTAAACTTTAGAAAGATCTTCTGGGATCCATCTGAAGAGATTGATATTTAA
- a CDS encoding DUF6088 family protein: MPVAVRTQIKDLIIEMGQGNIFFPTDFFHLGSVAAVNMALSRLATAGFILRLGMGIYTYPKMDPVIGILRPSLEEIALAIANKEQVTIRPTGATALLKLGLSTQVPTKIIYLTNGSSRQIEVGRGEIVFKKTTPKILAIKNDLIFLAVQAMLTLGKGNVTEEVVMQLKNRLENLDPSQIIEDAKLAPDWVRQILFKIKNDLAGNG, from the coding sequence ATGCCAGTTGCAGTAAGAACCCAAATTAAAGATCTAATAATTGAAATGGGGCAGGGAAATATTTTCTTCCCGACAGATTTCTTCCATCTGGGATCTGTGGCTGCTGTTAACATGGCACTTTCAAGGTTGGCCACAGCCGGTTTTATTTTAAGACTTGGTATGGGGATTTATACCTATCCTAAGATGGATCCGGTGATAGGCATTCTACGTCCATCCCTGGAAGAAATAGCCTTGGCAATAGCTAATAAAGAACAGGTAACAATCAGGCCAACCGGCGCGACTGCCTTGTTAAAATTAGGATTATCAACACAGGTGCCAACGAAGATAATATACCTTACTAATGGCAGTTCCCGGCAAATAGAAGTTGGCAGAGGGGAGATCGTATTTAAAAAAACTACACCAAAGATCCTGGCTATCAAAAATGACCTTATTTTTTTGGCCGTGCAGGCAATGTTAACATTAGGTAAGGGAAATGTTACGGAAGAGGTCGTAATGCAACTTAAGAACAGATTAGAAAACCTGGACCCAAGCCAAATTATTGAAGATGCCAAACTTGCACCGGATTGGGTCAGGCAAATCCTGTTCAAAATCAAAAATGACTTAGCCGGAAATGGTTGA